A single genomic interval of Deltaproteobacteria bacterium harbors:
- a CDS encoding GTPase Era, translated as MRMAHRAGYAAIVGRPNVGKSTLLNALVGAKVAIVTPKPQTTRNRILGIRTLPEAQVIFLDTPGIHEARSLLNRRMVHVARQALDEADVVVLVVDAAAGVTPADRALAESLAGLARPTVVVLSKRDRVRPPVLLPAMAAMGTLLPGREIIPASARTGENVSVVLDAVVTALPAGPPLYPEDEYTAATERFLAEELIREQLFLQTEEEIPYGTAVQVEEFRARPNLLLVRATILVDRPNHKGIVIGAGGAQLGEIGRRARLELEAVFGSKVFLELFVRAEPGWAKDPRRLEELGL; from the coding sequence GTGAGGATGGCGCACCGCGCGGGATACGCCGCCATCGTCGGGCGCCCGAACGTCGGCAAGTCGACGCTCCTGAACGCGCTGGTCGGCGCCAAGGTGGCGATCGTCACGCCGAAGCCGCAGACCACGCGCAACCGCATCCTCGGCATCCGCACGCTCCCCGAGGCGCAGGTCATCTTCCTCGACACGCCGGGCATCCATGAGGCCCGTTCCCTGCTCAACCGCCGCATGGTCCACGTCGCCCGGCAGGCGCTCGACGAGGCCGACGTGGTGGTGCTCGTGGTCGACGCGGCGGCCGGGGTGACGCCCGCCGACCGCGCGCTGGCCGAGAGCCTGGCGGGCCTCGCGCGGCCGACCGTCGTCGTGCTGAGCAAGCGCGACCGGGTGCGGCCGCCGGTGCTGCTGCCCGCCATGGCGGCCATGGGGACGCTCCTCCCGGGGCGCGAGATCATCCCGGCGAGCGCGCGCACGGGCGAGAACGTGAGCGTGGTCCTCGACGCGGTGGTGACGGCGCTCCCCGCCGGGCCACCGCTCTACCCCGAGGACGAGTACACCGCCGCGACCGAGCGCTTCCTGGCCGAGGAACTGATCCGCGAGCAGCTCTTCCTCCAGACCGAGGAGGAGATCCCGTACGGCACCGCCGTGCAGGTCGAGGAGTTCCGCGCCAGGCCGAACCTGCTCCTCGTGCGCGCCACCATCCTCGTCGACCGCCCGAACCACAAGGGGATCGTCATCGGGGCGGGCGGCGCCCAGCTGGGCGAGATCGGGCGCCGCGCGCGGCTCGAGCTGGAGGCGGTCTTTGGCAGCAAGGTGTTCCTCGAGCTCTTCGTGCGCGCCGAGCCGGGCTGGGCCAAGGATCCGCGCCGCCTCGAGGAGCTCGGCCTCTGA
- the der gene encoding ribosome biogenesis GTPase Der has translation MATAPEARPAARGLPVVAIVGRPNVGKSTLFNRLVGARRAIVDDAPGVTRDRVVAPAAHAGRAFLCVDTGGFTAEPPRDRAALAARVREQTLAAVAEADCVVCVLDGAAGLAPEDRETVRLLRRSGKPVVYAVNKLDTPRREPLVHDFQPLGVEPLVPVSAAHGRGVADLLDAVTAGLPEAVPAAEDARGTRLALIGRPNVGKSSLLNRLLGAERTIVAPEPGTTRDAIDTPLIVAGRPYVLIDTAGIRRRGKVREPLERHGAVRALGTLARADLVLAVLDAAEGMTDQDARLVGRAWEAGRGVVLLANKWDLVPSARRDRASFRDALVAAHPAFAGLPLLCVSAETGEGLGDLFPLVARLERAYEAVLPTPALNRALEAAVAATSPPSPGGRALRFFYATQTARRPPAVTVFASAPALVPAAYIRYLTGRLAEAFRLVGVPLRLQLRTRRAVSAPRARGMVARPRSRRTPRRGGAPPRPR, from the coding sequence ATGGCGACCGCGCCCGAGGCGCGCCCCGCCGCGCGCGGGCTCCCCGTGGTCGCGATCGTCGGGCGGCCGAACGTCGGCAAATCGACACTCTTCAACCGCCTGGTCGGCGCGCGCCGGGCGATCGTCGACGACGCCCCGGGGGTCACGCGCGACCGCGTCGTCGCGCCCGCGGCGCACGCCGGGCGGGCGTTCCTGTGCGTCGACACGGGCGGGTTCACGGCCGAGCCGCCGCGCGACCGGGCAGCGCTCGCGGCGCGCGTGCGCGAGCAGACGCTCGCCGCCGTCGCGGAGGCGGACTGCGTGGTGTGCGTGCTCGACGGCGCCGCCGGGCTCGCACCCGAGGACCGCGAGACCGTCCGCCTGCTGCGCCGGAGCGGGAAGCCCGTCGTCTACGCCGTTAACAAGCTCGACACGCCCCGCCGCGAGCCCCTCGTCCACGACTTCCAGCCGCTCGGCGTCGAGCCGCTCGTCCCTGTCTCCGCGGCGCACGGGCGGGGTGTGGCGGACCTCCTCGACGCGGTCACCGCCGGGCTGCCGGAGGCGGTGCCCGCCGCAGAGGACGCGCGCGGTACGCGCCTCGCCCTCATCGGCCGCCCGAACGTCGGCAAGTCGTCGCTCCTGAACCGGCTCCTCGGCGCCGAGCGGACGATCGTCGCGCCCGAGCCGGGCACCACACGCGACGCGATCGATACGCCGCTCATCGTGGCCGGGCGGCCCTACGTGCTCATCGACACGGCCGGCATCCGCCGCCGCGGCAAGGTGCGCGAGCCCCTCGAGCGCCACGGCGCGGTGCGCGCCCTCGGCACGCTCGCGCGCGCCGACCTCGTGCTCGCCGTGCTCGACGCGGCCGAGGGCATGACCGACCAGGACGCGCGCCTGGTCGGGCGCGCGTGGGAGGCGGGACGGGGCGTCGTGCTGCTCGCCAACAAGTGGGACCTGGTGCCGTCCGCGCGGCGCGACCGGGCGTCGTTCCGCGACGCGCTGGTGGCGGCCCATCCGGCGTTCGCCGGGCTGCCGCTGCTCTGCGTGTCGGCGGAGACGGGCGAGGGGCTGGGTGATCTCTTCCCGCTCGTGGCGCGCCTCGAGCGCGCCTACGAGGCGGTCCTGCCGACGCCGGCGCTGAACCGCGCGCTCGAGGCCGCGGTCGCGGCGACCTCGCCGCCCAGCCCCGGGGGCCGCGCGCTCCGCTTCTTCTACGCCACGCAGACCGCCCGGCGACCGCCGGCCGTCACCGTGTTCGCGAGCGCGCCCGCGCTGGTGCCGGCGGCGTACATCCGCTACCTGACGGGCCGGCTCGCAGAGGCCTTCCGGCTCGTGGGCGTGCCGCTTCGCCTGCAGCTCCGCACGCGGCGGGCGGTCAGCGCACCCCGTGCGCGCGGCATGGTGGCACGTCCTCGAAGCCGCCGGACGCCGCGGCGTGGAGGCGCGCCACCTCGTCCGCGCTGA